One window of the Labilibaculum sp. genome contains the following:
- a CDS encoding ComEC/Rec2 family competence protein, protein MTFRELLRQNPFLRFLLPLICGVALYDIIGIPQVLNWILVLFGFSGVLLFTLITKLRKSYPLRSLFGFFVFAVCFGFGNIRYNDIQSQMYLPISKSKIILKGRVLDTPTEKGRCFSFVFDVQNIKASDQWQKVSGKTMIYLQKDTKAKELAIGDLLVLKTELQRVKNAGNPYEFDYASYLKTQHILYSAYTDSLSWKQIEKGADFSIKVLASKWRDQLLSIYRENGIQNESFDILAALTLGYKTGMDPEIKKAWADAGAMHVLAVSGLHVGIIYMIMNYLIRFLACFKYGRHLQGILLLLTLWIYALLTGMSPSVMRSATMFSFIVIGKVLKREGSIYNSLAVSAFFLLLIDPFLLFTVGFQFSYLAVVSIVFFQPQFERLIYVGNLILKLLWQLTTVSLAAQIGTFPLAIYYFHQFPSYFLLSGYIVITMAGILIYLSALLLLLSPVKILSESLGWLLRNLVEGMNFLIVKIQALPGAVIRELSLSQYQLLFTYFLLFSLIALLSFKRKKAVYAFIIILIGIQLPNTIRIFQVPKREMLVFNSRGHSVIGLIEGKRGLFLVDGKMSSVISERIIQPFVLKENINQTSFDTLRPIDIKLMGKDVVAIIGKWDHDLEKILKLIQPDYVVLRLGGLQSKKMITKEFPNCKMILDASIYSGDRKKYLSKENEEDSNLFDVQNNGAYFCVLSTVN, encoded by the coding sequence ATGACTTTTAGAGAGTTGCTCCGTCAAAATCCTTTTCTTCGATTCTTACTGCCATTGATATGCGGAGTTGCGTTGTATGATATTATTGGTATTCCTCAGGTTTTGAATTGGATTCTGGTTCTATTCGGTTTTTCGGGAGTTCTTCTTTTTACCTTAATCACAAAACTTCGTAAATCTTATCCATTACGCAGTTTATTTGGTTTTTTTGTATTTGCTGTGTGTTTTGGATTTGGAAATATCCGGTACAATGACATTCAGTCCCAAATGTATCTTCCCATTTCCAAATCGAAAATTATTTTAAAAGGTAGAGTGTTGGATACACCCACTGAGAAGGGCAGGTGTTTTTCTTTTGTATTTGATGTTCAAAATATAAAAGCTTCAGATCAGTGGCAAAAAGTATCGGGTAAAACAATGATTTATCTTCAAAAGGACACGAAGGCCAAGGAGCTTGCTATTGGTGATTTGCTTGTGCTGAAGACTGAATTGCAAAGAGTCAAAAACGCCGGAAATCCATATGAATTTGATTATGCATCTTATCTAAAAACTCAACACATATTGTATTCTGCCTATACCGACTCTTTATCATGGAAACAGATAGAAAAGGGTGCAGATTTTTCAATTAAAGTACTGGCTTCAAAATGGAGGGATCAGTTACTGTCGATTTATCGGGAAAATGGAATACAAAATGAGAGTTTTGACATTCTGGCAGCTTTAACACTTGGATATAAAACCGGAATGGATCCGGAAATTAAAAAAGCTTGGGCAGATGCTGGTGCGATGCATGTCTTGGCTGTTTCGGGTTTGCATGTAGGTATAATCTATATGATTATGAATTATTTGATCCGATTTTTAGCTTGTTTCAAATACGGACGTCATTTGCAAGGCATTCTACTCTTGCTAACGCTCTGGATTTATGCGCTTTTAACTGGAATGTCCCCATCGGTAATGAGATCGGCAACCATGTTTAGTTTTATTGTGATTGGAAAAGTGCTTAAAAGAGAAGGAAGTATTTATAATTCGTTGGCGGTATCTGCATTTTTTCTGTTGTTAATCGATCCATTTTTACTTTTTACTGTGGGTTTTCAGTTTTCCTATCTGGCAGTTGTAAGTATTGTGTTTTTTCAACCTCAGTTCGAGCGGCTTATTTATGTTGGAAATCTAATTCTGAAATTATTATGGCAACTCACGACTGTTTCATTGGCTGCACAAATAGGAACATTTCCTTTGGCTATTTATTACTTTCATCAGTTTCCATCTTACTTTTTGCTTTCCGGATATATTGTTATAACTATGGCAGGGATACTGATTTACCTCTCGGCATTGTTACTTCTTTTGTCTCCGGTAAAAATTCTTTCAGAAAGTTTAGGATGGTTGTTGCGAAATCTTGTTGAAGGAATGAATTTCCTGATTGTGAAAATTCAAGCTCTGCCAGGGGCGGTTATTCGAGAATTGTCCTTAAGTCAATATCAATTACTGTTTACTTATTTTCTTCTTTTTTCATTGATTGCGCTTCTTTCATTTAAGCGGAAAAAAGCTGTTTACGCATTCATAATAATTTTAATTGGCATTCAATTACCAAATACCATTCGAATTTTTCAGGTTCCTAAAAGGGAAATGTTGGTTTTTAATTCCAGAGGTCATAGTGTTATTGGTTTGATAGAAGGAAAGCGGGGATTGTTCTTAGTTGATGGGAAAATGTCATCAGTAATAAGTGAAAGAATAATTCAGCCATTTGTTTTGAAGGAAAATATTAATCAAACAAGCTTTGATACACTAAGACCTATAGATATTAAGTTGATGGGTAAAGATGTTGTTGCCATAATCGGAAAATGGGATCATGATTTGGAGAAAATATTAAAATTGATTCAGCCAGATTATGTTGTCTTACGGTTGGGAGGTTTGCAATCTAAAAAAATGATAACAAAAGAATTTCCCAATTGTAAAATGATACTCGATGCTTCAATTTATAGCGGAGACCGGAAAAAATATCTTTCAAAGGAAAATGAGGAGGATTCGAATCTTTTTGATGTACAGAATAATGGAGCTTATTTTTGTGTTTTATCAACTGTGAATTAA
- a CDS encoding L-threonylcarbamoyladenylate synthase, which translates to MLLKLYPDNPNHREFRKIADILKDGGIIIYPTDTVYAIGCDINNNKAIQKIAALKGIHAEQANFSLICSSLSNLSEYAKVDNTTFKMMKKNLPGAFTFILQASSNVPKLFKSKKKTVGIRVPDHYIPLSIVEELGNPILTTSIHDPDEVVEYTTDPELIHEKYNKQVDLIIDGGYGRNTASTIVDCTTDSFEIIRPGIGELIL; encoded by the coding sequence ATGCTTTTAAAATTGTATCCTGACAACCCCAATCATCGGGAATTCAGGAAAATTGCTGACATTTTAAAGGATGGCGGAATTATCATCTACCCAACTGATACCGTCTATGCTATTGGCTGTGACATTAACAACAATAAAGCCATACAAAAGATTGCTGCTTTAAAAGGAATTCATGCTGAACAAGCAAATTTCTCATTAATCTGCAGTAGTTTGAGCAACTTGTCTGAGTATGCCAAAGTTGACAATACCACCTTTAAAATGATGAAGAAGAATTTACCAGGAGCCTTCACATTTATACTGCAGGCAAGCAGTAATGTTCCCAAATTGTTCAAGAGTAAAAAGAAAACTGTTGGTATTCGTGTGCCTGATCATTACATTCCATTAAGTATTGTTGAGGAATTAGGAAATCCAATATTAACAACCTCAATTCATGATCCGGATGAAGTTGTTGAATACACAACAGATCCTGAATTAATTCACGAGAAATACAACAAGCAAGTTGATCTTATTATTGATGGAGGTTACGGCAGAAACACTGCTTCTACGATTGTTGACTGCACTACTGACTCCTTTGAAATTATTCGCCCGGGAATTGGTGAGCTTATACTATAA
- the trkA gene encoding Trk system potassium transporter TrkA — protein MKIVIAGAGAVGIHLAKMLSNEDHDIILLDSDEEKLKEIDSHLDLLTIVGSSSSLNDLKEARVKKADLFIAVTQSEETNITSSILAKKLGAIRTIARIDNQEYLIPENKEYLKSLGIDELIYPERLASKEVISYLSRSGTRQLYEFSGGKLLLYGIKISSKSVFMDKTMAEVAEMTTNLDFRAVAIKREDATIIPRGHNRFSRGDLVFVVSKPDAMERVMSLAGKEKYEIKNAMILGGSRIGQKTAMELGKKINLKLIEIDKDKSLKLADLLQDTLVINGDGRDKELLKEEGIHKMDAFVAVTGNSETNILACLLAKKMGVKRTIAEVENIDYIDLADNIGVGTMINKKLLAASYIYRFTMDADVQHCKWLTVSEAEVVELVAKPDSKITKCMLKDMDFPEYANIGGIIRDDEGIIATGETQIQPNDKVVVFTLPSAIKKVEKLFK, from the coding sequence ATGAAGATTGTAATTGCTGGCGCAGGGGCAGTAGGAATACACTTGGCGAAAATGCTAAGTAATGAAGATCATGATATTATCTTATTGGATAGTGATGAAGAGAAATTAAAGGAGATTGATTCCCATTTGGATTTATTAACCATTGTAGGGTCAAGTTCATCACTAAATGATCTTAAAGAGGCTCGGGTCAAAAAAGCAGATCTTTTTATTGCTGTAACTCAATCAGAGGAGACCAATATAACATCATCTATTCTTGCTAAAAAGTTGGGTGCCATTAGAACGATTGCCCGTATTGATAATCAAGAATATTTGATTCCTGAAAATAAAGAATACCTTAAAAGTTTGGGAATTGATGAATTGATCTATCCTGAGCGATTGGCCTCGAAAGAGGTAATTAGTTATTTGTCCAGATCAGGAACACGACAATTGTATGAGTTCTCTGGTGGGAAACTTCTTTTGTATGGAATAAAAATAAGCAGCAAGTCAGTATTTATGGATAAAACCATGGCCGAAGTTGCTGAAATGACTACCAATTTGGATTTTAGAGCTGTTGCCATAAAACGTGAAGATGCAACAATCATCCCAAGAGGACACAATCGATTTTCCCGTGGCGATTTAGTTTTTGTGGTAAGCAAACCTGATGCAATGGAGAGGGTGATGAGTCTTGCTGGAAAAGAGAAATATGAAATCAAAAATGCGATGATTTTGGGAGGTAGTCGTATTGGTCAGAAAACAGCGATGGAACTGGGCAAGAAGATAAATCTTAAATTGATTGAGATTGATAAGGATAAAAGTTTGAAACTTGCTGATTTACTTCAGGATACATTGGTTATCAATGGCGATGGCCGTGATAAGGAATTGCTGAAAGAAGAAGGGATTCATAAAATGGATGCTTTTGTAGCTGTTACAGGGAATTCCGAAACGAATATTTTAGCTTGTTTGCTGGCAAAAAAAATGGGGGTGAAGAGAACCATTGCTGAGGTGGAAAATATTGATTATATCGATTTGGCTGATAATATTGGTGTTGGTACCATGATTAATAAAAAATTATTAGCTGCTAGTTACATCTATCGATTTACAATGGATGCAGATGTTCAACATTGTAAATGGCTGACTGTTTCGGAGGCCGAGGTTGTTGAATTGGTGGCTAAACCCGATTCCAAAATTACCAAGTGCATGTTAAAGGATATGGATTTCCCGGAATATGCTAATATTGGTGGAATTATAAGGGATGATGAAGGTATTATTGCAACAGGAGAGACTCAAATTCAGCCCAATGATAAGGTTGTTGTGTTTACTCTGCCTTCTGCAATCAAAAAAGTTGAAAAGCTCTTCAAATAA
- the fsa gene encoding fructose-6-phosphate aldolase: protein MKFFIDTANLDQIKEAQDLGILDGVTTNPSLMAKEGIKGEVNIKKHYVDICEIVDGDVSAEVIATDFEGMISEGLELAALHPQIVVKVPCTKNGIKAVKYLSSQDIRTNCTLIFSVGQALLAAKAGATYVSPFVGRLDDICTDGIDLIRQIVDMNSYYGFETQVLAASVRHTMHMVQCIEAGADVTTSPLSAITGLLNHPLTDKGLEQFLADYNKLNG, encoded by the coding sequence ATGAAGTTTTTTATCGACACAGCAAATCTTGATCAGATTAAAGAAGCGCAGGATTTAGGAATCCTTGACGGCGTTACCACTAACCCATCTCTTATGGCTAAGGAGGGGATTAAAGGGGAAGTAAACATCAAAAAGCACTATGTTGATATTTGCGAAATTGTAGATGGTGATGTAAGTGCTGAGGTTATTGCAACCGATTTTGAAGGAATGATTTCTGAAGGCTTGGAATTAGCCGCTCTTCATCCACAAATTGTTGTGAAAGTTCCTTGTACCAAAAATGGTATTAAAGCAGTAAAATACCTAAGCTCACAGGATATCAGAACTAACTGTACCTTGATATTCTCAGTAGGTCAGGCATTGTTGGCAGCTAAAGCGGGAGCAACATATGTATCTCCTTTTGTTGGCCGTTTGGATGATATTTGTACTGATGGTATTGACTTAATTCGTCAAATTGTAGATATGAACAGCTACTATGGTTTCGAAACTCAGGTTCTGGCTGCATCGGTTCGTCACACCATGCACATGGTTCAATGTATCGAAGCTGGTGCTGATGTTACAACCAGTCCGCTTAGTGCCATTACAGGTCTGCTAAATCACCCTTTAACTGATAAAGGTTTGGAGCAATTCCTTGCTGATTACAACAAACTAAATGGGTAA
- a CDS encoding TrkH family potassium uptake protein, with amino-acid sequence MLNWKFVFYVMSVLMIVESFFLIISATVALLYGEGDSIYFVQSAGICFLFGGIVYLYTRGCSRDIGKREAFLVVSLVWVVFSIFGAFPFFLGGYIPNFTDAFFETISGFTTTGASIVNDIEALPHGILFWRSLTHLLGGMGILVLTVAVLPVFGIGGMAMFNAEAAGITPDKLHPRIKETAQRLWGIYMLLVAVETLFLVFGEMDLFDAVCHSFGTLASGGFSTKNASIANYSPYIQYVIIVFMFLAGVNFTLHYFAIKGRLNKVWKNQEFRVYAGLIVLVTSIITLTLVYLDHGPFEKSFRDALFQVTSIITSTGFVSADYTLWHPYLVFLIFGLMFTGACVGSTSGGVKILRHLLLFKNSILEFKRMIHPSAVLPVRYNKEMVGQDVISKILAFVILYIMVFFIGCFAMTLIGLDLISAMGAVATTMGGIGPGLGVVGPMNNFASVPEAGKWILSFLMILGRLELFTFLIIFIPSFWKNQ; translated from the coding sequence ATGCTCAACTGGAAATTTGTTTTTTATGTGATGTCGGTTTTAATGATCGTGGAAAGTTTTTTTCTGATTATTAGTGCCACAGTGGCCTTGCTGTACGGTGAAGGAGATTCTATATATTTTGTACAATCGGCGGGTATTTGCTTTTTATTTGGGGGTATTGTATATCTCTACACAAGAGGTTGCAGCAGGGATATTGGTAAACGGGAAGCATTTTTGGTTGTAAGTTTGGTTTGGGTTGTTTTCTCTATTTTTGGAGCATTTCCATTCTTTCTGGGTGGGTATATCCCAAATTTCACCGATGCTTTTTTTGAAACCATATCTGGCTTTACCACTACTGGTGCTTCAATTGTGAATGATATAGAAGCCTTACCACATGGCATCTTATTTTGGAGATCTTTAACCCATTTATTGGGCGGAATGGGAATTTTGGTGTTGACTGTTGCTGTTCTGCCCGTTTTTGGAATTGGAGGAATGGCTATGTTTAATGCTGAGGCCGCAGGTATTACACCAGATAAATTGCATCCACGTATAAAAGAAACAGCACAACGTCTTTGGGGGATATACATGCTTTTGGTTGCAGTGGAAACCTTATTTTTGGTGTTTGGAGAAATGGATTTGTTTGATGCTGTTTGTCATTCATTCGGAACATTAGCTTCAGGTGGATTTTCTACAAAAAACGCCAGTATAGCCAATTATTCTCCCTACATCCAGTATGTGATTATTGTTTTTATGTTTTTGGCCGGAGTAAATTTTACTCTTCATTACTTTGCAATAAAAGGAAGGTTAAATAAGGTTTGGAAAAATCAGGAATTTAGAGTGTATGCTGGTTTAATTGTATTGGTAACAAGTATAATTACCTTGACCTTGGTCTATTTGGATCACGGGCCTTTTGAGAAATCGTTTCGTGATGCGTTGTTTCAAGTTACGTCAATAATAACAAGTACAGGTTTTGTGAGTGCTGACTACACACTATGGCATCCATATCTGGTGTTCCTCATTTTTGGTTTGATGTTTACAGGTGCTTGTGTTGGTTCTACATCGGGAGGAGTTAAAATTCTTCGGCATTTACTTCTGTTCAAAAACAGTATACTGGAATTTAAGCGAATGATTCATCCTTCGGCAGTATTGCCGGTTCGTTATAACAAAGAAATGGTGGGACAGGATGTGATTTCTAAAATTCTGGCTTTTGTTATTTTGTATATAATGGTTTTTTTTATTGGTTGTTTTGCGATGACACTAATTGGTTTGGATCTAATTTCGGCTATGGGTGCAGTGGCAACAACTATGGGAGGAATTGGTCCTGGATTAGGCGTTGTTGGACCCATGAATAATTTTGCTTCAGTACCGGAAGCAGGTAAATGGATACTTTCATTTTTAATGATACTAGGTAGATTAGAGTTATTCACCTTTTTAATTATTTTTATTCCTTCTTTTTGGAAGAATCAATAA
- a CDS encoding DUF4199 domain-containing protein translates to MQIFKNSLLRHTFLFGALVGGALILAAFVVYLKDLSVNFDPNLRSINLFLIVSGIFFGVKKYRDDELGGAISYGKALATGVLIIGFASMFYSIFIYVLTSFFDTAIIKEAIIFLEKGLHEMGYQQKDIDLLMGIYKNITPGLFAFGQWFSKALSGLFFSLILAFFFRQNRNLFNKNSIDKFNESNNQ, encoded by the coding sequence ATGCAGATTTTTAAAAATTCATTACTTAGACACACTTTTCTTTTTGGGGCATTGGTTGGAGGAGCACTAATTTTAGCGGCCTTTGTGGTTTACCTAAAAGATTTATCGGTTAATTTTGATCCGAATCTTCGATCCATAAATCTATTTTTAATAGTTAGCGGGATCTTTTTTGGCGTGAAAAAATATCGCGATGATGAATTGGGAGGTGCAATTAGCTATGGTAAGGCATTAGCAACCGGAGTCCTTATTATAGGATTTGCATCCATGTTTTATTCCATTTTCATTTATGTTTTAACAAGTTTTTTTGATACGGCTATTATTAAAGAAGCCATAATTTTTCTGGAAAAGGGCCTGCATGAAATGGGATATCAGCAAAAAGATATCGATTTGCTGATGGGAATCTATAAGAATATCACACCTGGATTATTTGCTTTTGGACAGTGGTTCAGTAAAGCTCTGTCAGGACTGTTTTTTTCTCTTATTTTGGCTTTTTTCTTTCGTCAGAATAGAAATTTGTTTAATAAGAACTCTATTGATAAATTTAACGAATCGAATAATCAGTAA
- a CDS encoding potassium transporter TrkG — protein sequence MVKHKIILNILGKLLIGESFFLFLSLLVSLLYQESDSMAFVKSILITFTVGGMSYMLSKGVGKDLGKREGYIIVSIVWVVFSIFGCLPYLFSGAIPSVTDAFFETMSGFTTTGSSILNNIEELPHGILFWRSLTQWMGGMGIIVMFLAILPTLGIGGRELFVAEVPGPAPDKLTPRIKETARNLWGLYILFTFAETILLFIGGMSFFDAINHSLTTMATGGYSTKQASAGFFTSPYLQYVIIFFMFVAGTNFTLAYAMVTGKASKVFKDEEFRFYALVVLFFTGIITVVLVVGDNFGFERAFRDSLFTVVSIITTTGYATADYLLWTPFLGMLVFVLFFVGGSAGSTGGGVKVVRILLLFKNSFYELKRLVHPNAVIPIRYNGHVVDQKIVTNILAFFVFYIIIFMISSILMSLWTPDIYSAFSAVATTLGNIGPGFGEVGPMENFFHLPALAKWFLSFLMLLGRLELFTVLVLFSPSFWKH from the coding sequence GTGGTAAAGCACAAAATAATTCTAAATATTCTAGGTAAGCTCCTGATTGGTGAAAGCTTCTTCTTGTTTTTGTCATTATTGGTTTCGCTGTTGTATCAGGAATCTGATAGCATGGCATTCGTGAAGTCCATTCTGATTACTTTTACTGTTGGAGGAATGAGTTATATGCTTTCAAAAGGTGTTGGAAAGGACCTTGGGAAACGAGAAGGCTATATTATTGTAAGCATTGTTTGGGTGGTTTTTTCAATATTTGGATGTTTGCCATATCTTTTTAGCGGAGCTATTCCGTCGGTTACTGATGCTTTTTTTGAAACAATGTCTGGTTTCACAACTACTGGTTCTTCTATACTTAATAATATTGAAGAATTGCCTCACGGGATTCTTTTTTGGCGATCACTTACTCAATGGATGGGTGGAATGGGGATCATTGTGATGTTTCTTGCAATACTTCCAACTTTGGGGATAGGAGGACGAGAATTATTTGTCGCAGAAGTCCCGGGTCCTGCGCCTGATAAATTGACTCCCAGAATTAAAGAGACTGCTCGCAATTTATGGGGATTATACATTCTGTTTACCTTCGCTGAAACGATTCTGCTTTTTATTGGTGGAATGAGTTTTTTCGATGCAATTAATCATTCGCTGACAACTATGGCCACAGGTGGTTACTCAACCAAGCAGGCCAGTGCGGGTTTCTTTACATCCCCTTATTTGCAATATGTTATTATCTTTTTCATGTTTGTGGCCGGAACTAACTTTACCCTTGCTTATGCCATGGTAACAGGAAAAGCATCAAAGGTGTTTAAGGATGAGGAGTTTCGTTTTTATGCATTGGTAGTTTTATTTTTTACCGGTATTATTACAGTTGTTTTGGTTGTTGGGGATAATTTTGGATTCGAACGGGCTTTTCGGGACAGTTTGTTCACAGTAGTTTCAATAATAACTACAACCGGTTACGCAACTGCCGACTATCTGCTTTGGACTCCATTTTTGGGAATGCTGGTTTTTGTATTGTTTTTTGTTGGAGGATCAGCTGGTTCAACAGGAGGAGGAGTAAAAGTGGTACGGATTTTATTACTTTTTAAAAATAGTTTTTACGAACTGAAGCGTTTGGTGCATCCGAATGCAGTAATTCCAATTCGTTACAATGGACATGTTGTAGATCAAAAAATAGTTACCAACATTCTGGCATTTTTTGTTTTCTATATTATCATCTTCATGATATCCTCAATATTAATGTCTTTATGGACTCCAGATATTTATTCAGCATTTAGTGCAGTGGCAACAACGCTTGGTAATATTGGCCCTGGGTTCGGGGAGGTTGGGCCAATGGAAAATTTCTTTCACCTGCCTGCATTGGCAAAATGGTTTTTATCCTTTTTAATGCTGCTGGGGCGTTTGGAATTATTTACGGTTTTAGTATTGTTTTCGCCTTCGTTTTGGAAACACTAA